The following coding sequences lie in one Cupriavidus sp. WKF15 genomic window:
- the waaF gene encoding lipopolysaccharide heptosyltransferase II, giving the protein MKKALVIAPDRISDALMAQPLFALLKARHPRLVIDALAPKWVGPVLARMPEMGRVFPSHLTHGTLQLSARFMFAQQLKNEGYDMAYVLPDTLKSALIPWLAGIPLRVGYRGESRFGMLNVRHANPPRNGRPAMAEHYARLALRPGAKPPAELPEPRLRTDPNRIAATAERFGIPPQTRLIAFCPGAGFGPARRWPAAHFARLAQMLRRSYPYAQMITLGAAADADAAAEIAREAPFVRNLCGQTSLDDAIDLLALSEAAVCNDTGLMHIAAALNRPQVAVFGSSDPRQTPPLSQAASIMWLQLECSPCLKHECPLGHMRCLKDIEPEMVFVELRKLLHRP; this is encoded by the coding sequence ATGAAAAAAGCCCTCGTCATCGCCCCCGACCGGATCAGCGACGCCCTGATGGCCCAGCCGCTGTTCGCGCTGCTCAAGGCGCGCCATCCGCGGCTGGTCATCGACGCCCTAGCGCCCAAATGGGTGGGCCCGGTGCTGGCGCGCATGCCGGAGATGGGCAGGGTGTTCCCGAGCCATCTCACCCACGGCACGCTGCAGCTTTCGGCGCGCTTCATGTTCGCCCAGCAGCTCAAGAACGAAGGCTACGACATGGCCTACGTGCTGCCGGACACGCTCAAGTCGGCGCTGATCCCATGGCTCGCCGGCATTCCGCTGCGCGTCGGCTACCGTGGCGAGTCGCGTTTCGGCATGCTGAACGTGCGCCACGCCAACCCGCCGCGCAACGGCCGCCCGGCCATGGCCGAGCACTACGCGCGCCTGGCGCTGCGGCCCGGCGCCAAGCCGCCGGCGGAATTGCCCGAACCGCGCCTGCGCACCGACCCGAACCGTATTGCCGCTACGGCCGAGCGCTTCGGCATACCGCCGCAGACGCGCCTGATCGCCTTCTGCCCGGGTGCCGGCTTCGGCCCCGCGCGGCGCTGGCCGGCTGCGCATTTCGCCAGGCTGGCGCAGATGCTGCGGCGCTCGTATCCGTATGCCCAGATGATCACGCTGGGGGCCGCCGCCGACGCGGATGCCGCCGCCGAGATCGCGCGCGAAGCCCCGTTCGTGCGCAACCTGTGCGGCCAGACCTCGCTCGACGACGCCATCGACCTGCTGGCGCTGTCCGAGGCCGCGGTCTGCAACGATACCGGCCTGATGCATATCGCCGCCGCGCTGAACCGGCCGCAGGTGGCCGTGTTCGGCTCCAGCGATCCGCGCCAGACGCCGCCCCTGTCACAGGCTGCGAGTATCATGTGGCTGCAACTCGAATGCAGTCCGTGCCTCAAACACGAGTGTCCCCTGGGACACATGCGCTGCCTGAAGGACATCGAGCCCGAGATGGTGTTCGTTGAACTGCGCAAGCTGCTGCACCGGCCCTGA
- a CDS encoding type VI secretion system amidase effector protein Tae4, whose translation MPAQSLPATGSRTVRTNPVAGSTLNLKIWPVSFQQLWDNYVTGRPYSDPERTHSNQCAIRLSATLHRIGIDMKSFSQQNVRPGRGKSTLGRILLNGKPTATRADEMAQWLCLKPFAGLPQKPDVVTGPDWQDKVRGRTGIIFFGEYRQRDEDSPDAATGGHIDLWNGATLTANGITGAFHNFLRFRLGISSIPKLYHDLSRARTIWFFEIS comes from the coding sequence ATGCCAGCGCAATCGCTTCCCGCAACCGGCAGCCGCACGGTCCGGACAAATCCCGTTGCAGGCTCGACCCTAAACCTGAAGATCTGGCCGGTCAGCTTCCAGCAACTCTGGGACAACTACGTCACTGGCAGGCCTTATAGCGATCCGGAAAGGACTCACTCCAACCAGTGCGCCATTCGCCTCAGTGCAACCCTGCACCGTATCGGCATCGATATGAAATCGTTCTCCCAGCAGAACGTCAGGCCAGGCCGGGGGAAATCAACGCTCGGCCGCATTCTTCTGAACGGGAAACCGACTGCGACGCGTGCGGACGAAATGGCTCAATGGCTTTGCCTGAAGCCGTTTGCAGGGTTGCCCCAGAAGCCGGATGTGGTGACCGGGCCGGACTGGCAGGACAAGGTGCGCGGCCGGACCGGAATCATCTTCTTTGGTGAGTATCGGCAGCGCGATGAGGATTCACCCGATGCCGCGACGGGAGGTCATATTGACCTGTGGAACGGTGCCACGCTCACGGCAAATGGCATCACTGGAGCCTTTCACAATTTCCTGAGATTCCGTTTGGGCATTAGCAGCATCCCGAAGCTCTACCACGACCTGAGCAGAGCCCGAACAATCTGGTTCTTCGAAATCAGCTGA
- a CDS encoding DEAD/DEAH box helicase: MPSFIPPGPEADPDSGSPAWQQALEALQGLAGGAAAAGNAPDRRLLWALTLDADGAVGAIEPLEQMRGARGWGKPRPVPLARVAEDGQLPPWDARVAQAIRRDQSHNRRYMLDRAAAIVALIGHPAVVLARSPEQVLEVTEGAPALEAVHTNGRYVLRIYPPLREAPAMDAYLPAAARQDAEALRQVTVLRDGPQRLRVIRFTPAQQGAARLIADGLAIPEAGRAQLDSTLRALAGHFQVEADPTGAVRELEPESRLRAEVAPHGRGIALRLVVTPLGPLGPRVAPGAGRERLMANVRGETLAAQRDLEAELAHVAEIFAELPFLVPLAPPGGEHSWVLDDPEDALAVVEALPRLPAVLALEWPRGKEMRVVAADLPQLSVTVETRNAWYRLVGELRVAEGLVLELGKLIDWTGSHAGRFVPMGQGVYVALTRTLRGRLRDLAGVADRVPDGIRVPLMAAPWLDDVLAGAGVDPDAHFRRRLARLRAARETDIALPANLAAELRPYQHDGFRWAMTLAAAGLGACLADDMGLGKTLQALAVLLARAGGGAGLVVAPTSVCGNWAAEARRFAPTLNVHVYAEGERETMLAQAGAGNLVIVSYTLLQQARQAFCAREWHTVVADEAQAIKNAASRRAQALFDLPSGFRMALSGTPVENRLAELWSVMRFCNPGLLGSLVRFNEHFANPIERSGAREVRQRLRRMIAPFVLRRTKAQVLDDLPARTELVIRVEPEPVEAAHYEALRRQAQSEAEAALARVEAARKATRGAPEGARARAVAQAQFQAEARIHVLAQLMRLRRAACDARLVTPEIGQEGAKLRTFVELAGELAANGHKVLVFSQFVDFLRLLRQGLERAGLALQYLDGATPAAERTRRVAAFQAGEGDVFLISLKAGGFGLNLTAADYVIIADPWWNPAAEDQAMGRAHRIGQQRPVTVYRLITAGTIEERIVELHKDKRALADGLLEADEEATSGIGAPLPDVDELVALLRR; this comes from the coding sequence GTGCCATCTTTCATCCCTCCCGGCCCCGAAGCGGACCCCGACAGCGGCTCGCCGGCCTGGCAGCAGGCGCTGGAAGCGCTGCAGGGGCTGGCAGGAGGGGCCGCGGCCGCCGGCAACGCTCCCGATCGCCGCCTGCTGTGGGCACTGACGCTGGACGCGGACGGCGCCGTCGGCGCGATCGAGCCGCTCGAGCAGATGCGCGGCGCACGCGGGTGGGGCAAGCCACGGCCGGTGCCGCTGGCGCGCGTGGCCGAGGACGGGCAACTGCCGCCATGGGATGCGCGCGTCGCGCAAGCCATCCGGCGCGACCAGTCGCATAACCGGCGCTACATGCTGGACCGGGCGGCAGCCATCGTGGCACTGATCGGGCATCCGGCGGTCGTGCTGGCCCGCTCGCCGGAACAGGTGCTGGAGGTGACCGAAGGGGCGCCCGCGCTCGAGGCCGTGCACACCAACGGCCGCTATGTGCTGCGGATCTATCCCCCGCTGCGCGAAGCGCCCGCCATGGACGCCTATCTGCCGGCCGCGGCACGGCAGGACGCCGAAGCCCTGCGCCAGGTCACGGTGCTGCGCGACGGCCCGCAGCGCTTGCGCGTGATCCGTTTCACGCCGGCGCAACAAGGCGCGGCGCGGCTGATTGCCGACGGCCTCGCCATCCCGGAAGCCGGCCGCGCGCAACTGGACAGCACGCTGCGCGCGCTGGCCGGGCATTTCCAGGTCGAGGCGGATCCCACCGGCGCCGTGCGCGAACTGGAGCCCGAATCGCGGCTGCGCGCCGAAGTCGCGCCGCATGGCCGCGGCATCGCGCTGCGGCTGGTGGTGACGCCGCTGGGGCCGCTCGGCCCGCGCGTGGCGCCCGGCGCCGGCCGCGAACGGCTGATGGCCAACGTGCGCGGCGAAACGCTCGCGGCGCAGCGCGACCTGGAAGCGGAACTGGCCCACGTGGCCGAGATCTTCGCCGAGCTGCCGTTCCTGGTGCCGCTGGCCCCGCCCGGCGGCGAGCACAGCTGGGTGCTCGACGATCCCGAAGACGCGCTGGCCGTCGTGGAGGCGCTGCCGCGCCTGCCCGCCGTGCTGGCGCTGGAGTGGCCGCGCGGCAAGGAGATGCGCGTGGTGGCCGCGGATCTGCCGCAGCTCAGCGTGACCGTCGAAACCCGCAACGCGTGGTACCGGCTGGTGGGTGAGCTGCGCGTGGCCGAGGGCCTGGTGCTCGAGCTCGGCAAGCTGATCGACTGGACCGGCAGCCACGCCGGCCGCTTCGTGCCGATGGGGCAGGGCGTGTACGTGGCGCTCACGCGCACCTTGCGAGGCCGCTTGCGCGACCTCGCGGGCGTGGCCGACCGCGTGCCAGACGGTATTCGCGTCCCGTTGATGGCCGCGCCGTGGCTCGACGACGTGCTGGCCGGCGCGGGCGTCGATCCCGATGCGCACTTCCGCCGGCGGCTGGCCCGCCTGCGTGCCGCGCGCGAGACCGACATCGCCCTGCCGGCCAACCTGGCGGCGGAACTGCGCCCGTACCAGCATGACGGCTTCCGCTGGGCCATGACGCTGGCCGCAGCCGGGCTCGGAGCCTGCCTGGCCGACGACATGGGCCTGGGCAAGACGCTGCAGGCACTGGCGGTGTTACTGGCCCGCGCGGGCGGCGGCGCGGGCCTGGTGGTCGCGCCGACCTCCGTCTGCGGCAACTGGGCCGCCGAGGCGCGGCGCTTCGCGCCGACGCTGAACGTACACGTCTATGCCGAGGGCGAGCGCGAGACCATGCTCGCGCAGGCGGGGGCGGGCAACCTGGTGATCGTCTCCTACACGCTGCTGCAGCAGGCGCGCCAGGCGTTTTGCGCGCGCGAGTGGCACACCGTCGTCGCCGACGAGGCGCAGGCCATCAAGAATGCCGCATCGCGCCGCGCGCAGGCGCTGTTCGACCTGCCGTCGGGCTTTCGCATGGCGCTGTCCGGCACGCCGGTGGAAAACCGGCTGGCCGAGCTCTGGTCGGTGATGCGCTTCTGCAATCCGGGGCTGCTCGGCTCGCTGGTCCGCTTCAACGAGCACTTCGCCAATCCGATCGAGCGCAGCGGCGCGCGTGAAGTCCGGCAGCGGCTGCGGCGCATGATCGCGCCATTCGTGCTGCGCCGGACCAAGGCGCAGGTCCTTGACGATCTGCCGGCGCGCACCGAGCTGGTCATCCGCGTGGAGCCGGAGCCCGTAGAGGCTGCGCATTACGAAGCGCTGCGCCGGCAGGCCCAATCCGAGGCTGAAGCCGCGCTGGCGCGTGTCGAAGCCGCGCGCAAGGCCACGCGCGGCGCACCGGAAGGCGCGCGCGCCAGGGCCGTTGCACAGGCACAGTTCCAGGCTGAGGCGCGCATCCACGTGCTGGCGCAACTGATGCGGCTGCGCCGTGCCGCCTGCGATGCGCGGCTGGTCACGCCTGAAATCGGACAGGAGGGCGCCAAGCTGCGGACCTTCGTCGAGCTTGCCGGCGAACTCGCGGCCAACGGCCACAAGGTGCTGGTGTTCAGCCAGTTCGTGGACTTCCTGCGCCTGCTCAGGCAGGGGCTGGAGCGCGCGGGCCTGGCGCTGCAGTACCTGGATGGCGCCACGCCGGCCGCGGAGCGTACCCGGCGCGTGGCGGCCTTCCAGGCCGGCGAGGGCGATGTCTTCCTGATCAGCCTGAAGGCCGGCGGCTTCGGCCTGAACCTGACCGCCGCGGACTACGTGATCATCGCCGACCCGTGGTGGAACCCCGCCGCCGAAGACCAGGCCATGGGCCGCGCCCACCGGATTGGCCAGCAGCGGCCCGTCACGGTGTACCGGCTGATCACGGCGGGGACCATCGAAGAGCGCATTGTCGAGTTGCACAAGGACAAGCGGGCGCTGGCGGACGGCCTGCTGGAAGCCGACGAAGAAGCCACGTCCGGCATCGGCGCGCCACTGCCGGACGTGGATGAACTGGTCGCGCTGCTGCGGCGCTGA
- a CDS encoding nuclear transport factor 2 family protein, whose product MPRFARLFDSAEDIVQAFREAMKLRDAEGALRLWLDEDSITCVMPDGQRLIGHEHLRQAFSQLLEEQPVLIDAIETSSHASLGVSIFDVTEALRFGTGRVEADLYVHTTYVLMQNHEGWRLAHIHCSPANAVQVASVAAAPGQALH is encoded by the coding sequence ATGCCCCGTTTTGCCCGTCTGTTCGATTCCGCGGAAGACATTGTCCAGGCCTTCCGCGAGGCCATGAAACTGCGCGACGCCGAGGGCGCGCTGCGACTGTGGCTCGACGAAGACTCGATCACCTGCGTCATGCCTGACGGGCAGCGCCTGATCGGCCACGAACACCTGCGCCAGGCGTTCTCGCAACTGCTTGAAGAACAGCCGGTGCTGATCGACGCGATCGAGACCAGCAGCCATGCATCGCTGGGCGTGTCGATCTTCGACGTGACCGAGGCCTTGCGCTTCGGCACGGGCCGGGTCGAAGCGGACCTGTACGTGCATACCACCTATGTGCTGATGCAGAACCACGAGGGCTGGCGGCTCGCGCATATCCACTGCAGCCCGGCCAATGCCGTGCAGGTAGCCTCCGTGGCCGCGGCGCCGGGGCAGGCGCTGCACTGA
- a CDS encoding zinc-finger domain-containing protein has protein sequence MTQTANIVEIGAEDIPLHCPTANTPAWNYHPRVFLDVVDTGEAKCPYCGTVYKLKPGTVLKGHH, from the coding sequence ATGACGCAAACCGCCAACATCGTCGAAATCGGCGCCGAAGACATTCCGCTGCATTGTCCCACCGCCAACACGCCGGCCTGGAACTACCACCCGCGCGTGTTCCTGGATGTGGTCGACACCGGCGAAGCCAAGTGCCCGTACTGCGGCACGGTGTACAAGCTCAAGCCGGGCACCGTGCTGAAGGGCCACCACTGA
- a CDS encoding L-threonylcarbamoyladenylate synthase, protein MSRMPTAAELDEAVRLLEAGQLVAFPTETVYGLGADAENPEAVARIFALKGRPSNHPVIVHVVDGADIGYWVDEVPEAANKLIEAFWPGPLTLILKRAAHIDAAVAGGQDSIGLRCPSHPVAQALLSRFKRGRGGIAAPSANKFGQVSPTTAQHVRDEFGDAVYVLEGDGVEVGIESTIVDLSRLDQGIGPVLLRPGAITPAMMAQVLGEAPLPPDAAAPRASGTLKAHYAPHTPLVLAHAAELAAQLPGLAADARVAWVGRAPVEDPRCTWVQAPADATTYARELYRLLRKLDKQGYTRLVFEPLPDGHEWAGVRDRLQRAAAAFGG, encoded by the coding sequence TGCTGGAGGCCGGCCAGCTGGTCGCCTTTCCCACTGAAACCGTCTACGGGCTCGGCGCCGACGCCGAGAACCCGGAAGCAGTGGCGCGCATCTTCGCGCTCAAGGGCCGTCCGTCTAACCACCCGGTCATCGTGCACGTGGTGGACGGCGCCGACATCGGCTATTGGGTCGACGAGGTGCCGGAAGCCGCGAACAAGCTGATCGAAGCGTTCTGGCCCGGCCCGCTCACGCTGATCCTCAAGCGTGCCGCGCATATCGATGCGGCAGTGGCCGGCGGGCAGGACAGCATTGGCCTGCGCTGCCCGTCGCATCCGGTTGCGCAGGCGCTGCTGTCGCGCTTCAAGCGCGGCCGCGGCGGCATTGCCGCACCCTCGGCCAACAAGTTCGGCCAGGTCAGCCCGACCACGGCGCAGCATGTGCGCGACGAGTTCGGCGATGCGGTCTATGTGCTCGAAGGCGATGGCGTGGAAGTGGGGATCGAATCGACCATCGTCGACCTGTCGCGGCTGGACCAGGGCATCGGCCCGGTGCTGCTGCGTCCGGGCGCGATCACGCCGGCGATGATGGCTCAGGTGCTCGGCGAAGCGCCGCTGCCGCCTGATGCCGCCGCCCCGCGCGCGTCTGGCACGCTCAAGGCGCACTATGCCCCGCATACGCCGCTGGTGCTGGCTCATGCGGCCGAACTGGCGGCGCAACTGCCCGGCCTGGCCGCCGATGCACGCGTGGCATGGGTTGGGCGTGCGCCGGTCGAAGATCCCCGTTGCACGTGGGTGCAGGCGCCCGCCGATGCCACCACTTACGCCCGCGAGCTGTACCGCCTGCTGCGCAAGCTGGACAAGCAGGGCTACACGCGGCTGGTGTTCGAGCCGCTGCCGGATGGTCATGAATGGGCTGGGGTCAGGGATCGGCTGCAGCGGGCTGCGGCGGCGTTTGGAGGGTAA
- a CDS encoding tripartite tricarboxylate transporter substrate binding protein produces the protein MSRLPLRFSFRSALQLTAGLAAACAMAAPAHAQGEWPTQPVTILMGFTAGSGVDMVGRTLQESLQKSLKTTIIYDYRPGAGGNVASEVVAHARPDGYTLLLGTAATHGINPALYKSLPFDADADFTPIAPLVEVSNVLTINPAVIDVKSVKEFIEKVKANPGKYNYASTGNGTGTHLAFAEFNARAGLDMVHVPYKGGPDALQAVLKGEVCCIFNQVQSVLPQYRAGKVRLLGVTTSKRVPVVPEVPTIAESALPGFNSTIWFGFFGPKGLDPKITHKINDAVKAALETPAIRQKLIDAGNSPRVESVDQFRTTVKADRQKWAGVVKTVGASID, from the coding sequence ATGTCCCGCCTGCCCCTGCGCTTCTCGTTCCGCTCCGCTCTTCAGCTGACTGCCGGCCTGGCCGCAGCGTGCGCCATGGCCGCCCCCGCGCACGCGCAAGGCGAGTGGCCGACGCAGCCGGTGACCATCCTGATGGGTTTCACCGCCGGCTCGGGCGTGGATATGGTGGGCCGCACGCTGCAGGAATCGCTGCAGAAGTCGCTCAAGACCACGATCATCTACGACTACCGTCCGGGCGCCGGCGGCAACGTGGCCTCGGAAGTCGTGGCCCATGCCAGGCCGGATGGCTACACGCTGCTGCTGGGCACGGCCGCCACGCATGGCATCAACCCGGCGCTGTACAAGAGCCTGCCGTTCGATGCCGATGCCGATTTCACGCCGATCGCGCCGCTGGTAGAAGTCTCGAACGTGCTGACCATCAACCCGGCCGTGATCGACGTGAAGTCGGTTAAGGAATTCATCGAGAAGGTCAAGGCCAACCCGGGCAAGTACAACTACGCATCCACGGGCAATGGCACCGGCACGCACCTGGCGTTCGCCGAATTCAATGCGCGCGCCGGTCTCGACATGGTCCACGTCCCATACAAGGGTGGCCCCGATGCGCTGCAGGCCGTGCTCAAGGGCGAAGTCTGCTGCATCTTCAACCAGGTCCAGAGCGTGCTGCCGCAGTATCGTGCGGGCAAGGTGCGCTTGCTCGGCGTGACCACGAGCAAGCGCGTGCCGGTGGTACCGGAGGTGCCGACCATTGCTGAAAGCGCGCTGCCCGGCTTCAACAGCACCATCTGGTTCGGCTTCTTCGGGCCGAAGGGGCTGGACCCGAAGATCACGCACAAGATCAACGACGCGGTGAAGGCCGCGCTGGAAACGCCGGCCATCCGCCAGAAGCTGATCGACGCGGGGAATTCGCCGCGTGTGGAAAGCGTGGATCAGTTCCGTACGACGGTGAAGGCGGACCGGCAGAAGTGGGCGGGGGTGGTGAAGACGGTGGGGGCTTCGATCGATTGA
- a CDS encoding PAAR domain-containing protein, with protein MQRHIRYNLVQGDRTTSNGIVVGANDARMTQMGVPLALEGDAVWCPACKTTGHILCVGPRHANSFHGRKDALDGDLCICRCDPPPRLIHSMTGMRHVLTHDELVAQGFAKHPVQSDFQGEAGVYDEAVYGRRFSGRLDTAGLMPRIATESLGNYEIFWGDDALARG; from the coding sequence ATGCAGCGACACATCCGATACAACCTCGTACAAGGCGACAGGACCACCAGCAACGGTATCGTGGTTGGCGCCAACGACGCCAGAATGACCCAGATGGGCGTACCACTCGCGCTGGAGGGCGATGCCGTCTGGTGTCCCGCCTGCAAGACCACGGGTCATATTCTTTGTGTCGGACCACGGCACGCCAACTCGTTCCATGGGCGGAAGGATGCGCTCGACGGCGACCTCTGCATCTGCCGGTGCGATCCCCCGCCGCGGCTGATTCACTCCATGACGGGCATGCGCCACGTGCTGACGCATGACGAGCTTGTTGCGCAGGGCTTTGCAAAGCATCCTGTGCAAAGCGATTTTCAGGGGGAGGCCGGAGTCTATGACGAAGCGGTCTACGGACGCCGTTTCAGCGGCAGGCTCGACACGGCCGGACTGATGCCCCGCATCGCCACGGAGAGCCTCGGCAACTATGAGATCTTCTGGGGCGACGATGCCCTGGCGCGAGGTTGA